In one window of Tenacibaculum mesophilum DNA:
- a CDS encoding sigma-54-dependent transcriptional regulator — protein sequence MKNILLVEDDVTFSNMLKHFLERHKYVVEVSYTIKNASTLLKENSYNLIFTDLRLPDGNGIDLLKQSKNTDSDIPVVLMTSYAEVSTAVQAMKQGAFDYISKPFNPDEVLEVINNALEVKTEQITEPKKEDKKVSNSHIVTGISAASKSLYEHIHLVAPTDMSVLITGESGTGKEVVASTIHTQSLRKDKPFIAVDCGAIPKEIASSEFFGHQKGSFTGAINDKIGHFEAANGGTLFLDEVGNLNYESQVQLLRALQERKIKPVGSSKEIMVDIRLITATNEDLLSAVENGNFREDLYHRLNEFSIKVPNLNDRKDDLILYADFFLEKANKQLNKSIVGFSHEVLTLFQQYNWPGNLRELSNVIKRATLLSQTEIIEKEVLPEELKNTEDQYSIPNEFSTKENEKKLIIRALHEAKNNKTKAAKLLNITRKTLYNKLKEHNIS from the coding sequence ATGAAAAATATCTTATTGGTAGAAGACGATGTTACATTTTCTAACATGTTAAAACATTTTTTAGAACGACACAAATATGTTGTCGAGGTTAGTTATACAATTAAAAATGCCTCTACTCTATTGAAAGAAAATTCATATAATTTGATTTTTACTGATTTACGCCTTCCTGACGGTAATGGTATTGATTTATTAAAGCAAAGTAAAAACACTGATAGCGACATCCCTGTTGTTTTAATGACGAGTTATGCTGAAGTATCAACAGCCGTTCAAGCTATGAAACAAGGTGCTTTTGATTATATTTCTAAACCTTTTAATCCTGATGAAGTTTTAGAAGTAATTAATAATGCTCTGGAAGTTAAAACCGAACAAATTACTGAACCTAAAAAAGAAGATAAAAAAGTTTCTAATTCTCATATCGTTACCGGTATAAGCGCAGCTTCTAAAAGCCTTTATGAACACATCCATTTAGTAGCTCCAACTGACATGTCTGTTCTTATTACAGGTGAAAGTGGCACAGGTAAAGAAGTTGTAGCTAGTACAATTCATACTCAAAGCTTACGTAAAGATAAGCCTTTTATTGCCGTGGATTGCGGAGCTATACCTAAAGAGATTGCCTCAAGTGAATTTTTTGGACATCAAAAAGGATCATTTACAGGAGCTATAAATGATAAAATAGGGCATTTTGAAGCAGCGAATGGAGGTACTCTTTTTTTAGATGAAGTTGGAAATTTAAATTACGAAAGTCAGGTACAACTTTTACGTGCTTTACAAGAAAGAAAGATTAAACCTGTGGGAAGCAGTAAGGAAATTATGGTAGATATTCGTTTAATTACTGCCACTAATGAAGATTTATTATCAGCTGTTGAAAATGGTAATTTTAGAGAAGATTTATACCATCGTTTAAATGAGTTTTCTATTAAAGTCCCTAATCTAAATGATAGAAAAGACGATTTAATTCTTTATGCCGATTTCTTTTTAGAAAAAGCCAACAAACAACTCAATAAATCAATCGTTGGCTTTTCTCATGAAGTACTAACTTTATTTCAACAATATAACTGGCCAGGGAACTTACGAGAGTTATCTAATGTTATCAAAAGAGCTACACTTTTATCTCAGACAGAAATTATAGAAAAAGAAGTGTTGCCTGAAGAATTAAAAAACACTGAAGATCAATACAGCATCCCTAATGAATTTTCTACCAAGGAAAATGAAAAAAAACTTATTATTAGGGCTTTACATGAGGCTAAAAACAACAAAACTAAAGCTGCAAAGCTTTTAAATATTACTAGAAAGACTTTGTATAATAAACTGAAAGAGCATAATATTAGTTAA
- a CDS encoding ATP-binding protein, which yields MKESKRKIAFKVLVGYATLAVLAVISGILLFSEIKTYIEIQKQGVSDRNNIIQTGGLIADIYENENLGRAAIQLNSYKRYNEYVTENKLLLKKIDSLNFIAKDVSKTFILDSVKLVLNKKRKNITSLRRLNQRNASEKSIDEAIDKLGSIDSLLGKGSVKDLVDNPDVFNKKTGLSLEKYLRLFDNEEEGEEKPVNVEEQKKIDSLVSASKEILQKAQRETVIKRRFLRIKERELIENDIIISRKLREVLNVLEKDVIVNANIAHKKHEETLERSRNIILLAAGVGFVIIILFSIIILNDFWRSQHYRQELESANAVTSSLLKSREQLISMVSHDLRTPLSTITGFSELLQKSITSTKEKNYVVHIQNASVYMGQLVGDLLEFSKLENSKITIETIPFDLKRNIEEVANSAKSLVQNKPISINVNHDENINSLIVSDPFRIKQILYNLVTNACKFTKEGSITIKSKLRSVKEKKYIEIRVIDTGVGIGKDEQEKVFKEFTQAHEKENRQNGFGLGLTISRRLAELLGGSLTLQSSLGKGSIFSLFVPITFAEEKLNIKEISSQNKSLNINAIIVEDDASLRILLKNVLEELGIVVTSFSNAQEALSRIDNIIYDLVLTDIQLPKMNGIHFMETLKKHKSYKGQPIIAMTGRANLSENEYVKNGFSDAIIKPFHAKKLEEILQRFFDFKAQEKDVVISKIDNEITTNSFDITSLKTFLNNDEVEIKKILKSFLKDTEDNLLLLKELIDNNDAKGVNDVSHKMLGMFRQLKATRLITFLEEFEVSKEINKTSWKDFEKELEIFLVEIKKYLN from the coding sequence ATGAAAGAATCTAAACGTAAAATAGCTTTTAAGGTTTTAGTGGGTTATGCTACCCTAGCGGTTTTAGCGGTTATTTCAGGAATCTTGTTGTTTTCTGAAATAAAAACATACATAGAGATACAAAAACAAGGAGTTTCTGATAGGAATAATATTATACAAACAGGAGGGTTAATTGCTGATATATATGAAAATGAAAATTTAGGGAGAGCCGCCATTCAGTTAAATTCTTATAAACGATATAATGAATATGTTACCGAGAATAAATTATTGTTGAAAAAAATTGACTCACTTAACTTCATAGCAAAAGACGTATCTAAAACATTTATTTTAGACAGTGTTAAGCTGGTTTTAAATAAAAAACGAAAAAACATAACAAGTTTAAGAAGGTTAAACCAAAGGAATGCTTCGGAAAAATCAATAGATGAGGCTATAGACAAGCTAGGGTCTATAGATTCTTTATTAGGCAAAGGTTCAGTAAAAGATCTTGTAGATAATCCAGATGTTTTTAATAAGAAAACAGGATTAAGTTTAGAAAAGTATTTACGCCTGTTTGATAATGAAGAAGAAGGAGAAGAGAAGCCTGTTAATGTTGAAGAACAAAAGAAAATTGACTCATTAGTTTCTGCATCTAAAGAAATACTTCAAAAAGCGCAGAGAGAAACAGTTATTAAACGTAGATTTTTGAGAATAAAAGAGAGAGAATTAATTGAAAATGATATTATAATTTCAAGAAAATTACGAGAGGTTTTAAATGTACTAGAAAAAGATGTTATTGTTAATGCTAACATAGCTCATAAAAAACATGAAGAAACGTTAGAACGTAGTAGAAACATAATTCTATTAGCAGCTGGAGTAGGTTTTGTAATAATTATACTTTTTTCAATAATAATTTTAAATGATTTTTGGAGAAGTCAGCATTACAGGCAAGAACTGGAAAGTGCAAATGCAGTAACCTCGTCACTTTTAAAAAGTAGAGAGCAGTTAATATCTATGGTAAGTCATGATTTAAGAACTCCTTTAAGCACAATTACCGGTTTTAGCGAGTTATTACAAAAATCAATTACTAGTACTAAAGAGAAAAATTATGTGGTGCATATACAAAATGCATCGGTTTACATGGGACAGCTTGTCGGCGATCTTTTAGAGTTTTCTAAATTAGAGAATAGTAAAATAACTATTGAAACTATTCCTTTTGATTTAAAAAGAAATATAGAGGAAGTAGCTAATAGCGCTAAAAGCCTTGTTCAAAATAAACCAATTTCAATAAATGTAAATCATGATGAAAATATAAATTCATTAATTGTTAGTGATCCTTTTAGAATAAAACAAATACTATATAATTTAGTAACTAACGCATGTAAGTTTACAAAAGAAGGTTCAATAACAATAAAAAGTAAGTTAAGAAGCGTAAAAGAAAAAAAATATATAGAGATTAGAGTGATTGATACTGGAGTTGGAATTGGAAAAGATGAACAAGAAAAAGTTTTTAAAGAATTTACGCAAGCACATGAAAAAGAGAATAGGCAAAATGGATTTGGGTTAGGTTTGACCATTTCTAGAAGACTAGCAGAACTTTTGGGAGGATCTTTAACTTTACAAAGTAGTTTAGGAAAAGGCAGTATATTTTCGTTGTTCGTGCCTATTACTTTTGCTGAAGAAAAATTAAATATAAAAGAGATAAGTTCACAAAATAAAAGCCTTAATATTAATGCTATAATAGTTGAGGATGATGCTTCTTTGAGAATACTTTTGAAAAATGTTTTAGAAGAATTAGGAATAGTGGTAACTTCTTTTAGTAATGCGCAAGAGGCACTAAGTAGAATAGATAATATTATCTATGATTTAGTGCTTACAGATATACAACTTCCTAAAATGAATGGTATTCATTTTATGGAAACCTTAAAAAAACACAAATCTTACAAAGGTCAGCCCATTATAGCAATGACAGGGAGAGCAAATTTATCGGAGAATGAATATGTTAAAAATGGTTTTTCAGATGCCATAATAAAACCATTTCACGCTAAAAAATTGGAAGAAATTTTACAGCGATTTTTTGATTTCAAAGCCCAGGAAAAAGATGTGGTTATTAGTAAGATTGACAACGAAATAACAACAAATAGCTTTGATATTACTTCCTTGAAAACATTTTTGAATAATGACGAAGTAGAGATAAAGAAAATATTAAAATCTTTTTTAAAAGATACCGAAGATAACTTATTGCTATTAAAAGAGTTGATTGATAACAATGATGCGAAGGGGGTTAATGACGTTAGTCATAAAATGTTGGGAATGTTTAGGCAATTAAAAGCTACTAGGTTAATAACTTTTTTAGAAGAATTTGAGGTTAGTAAAGAGATAAATAAAACCTCATGGAAAGATTTTGAAAAAGAATTAGAAATCTTTTTAGTAGAAATAAAAAAGTATCTTAACTAA
- a CDS encoding DegT/DnrJ/EryC1/StrS family aminotransferase has product MRKIQMVDLQSQYQKIKDTVDASIQEVLNSSAYINGPYVRDFQVDLESYLGVKHVIPCANGTDALQIAMMGLGLEPGDEVITADFTFAATVEVIGLLKLTPVLVDVEPDTFNIDIEALKKVITPKTKAIVPVHLFGQCANMEAILEIAKEHNLLVIEDNAQAIGADYTFSNGIKKKAGTIGNVGTTSFFPSKNLGCYGDGGAIFTNDDELAHTLRGMVNHGMYKRYYHDVVGVNSRLDSIQAAVLKAKLPLLDSYCDARRKAAEYYSNAFTNNPNIITPTISDFTTHVFHQYTLRITNGKRNELHQHLLDNGIPNAIYYPVPLHAQKAYQDDRYNEDDFTVTNQLIDEVISLPMHTELDEEQLAFITKTVNDFIQ; this is encoded by the coding sequence ATGAGAAAAATTCAAATGGTTGACTTACAAAGTCAATATCAAAAAATTAAAGATACGGTTGATGCTTCTATTCAAGAAGTTTTAAATTCTTCAGCATATATTAACGGACCTTATGTTCGTGATTTTCAAGTTGATTTAGAGAGTTATTTAGGCGTTAAACATGTAATTCCGTGTGCTAACGGTACTGATGCGTTACAAATAGCTATGATGGGCTTAGGTTTAGAGCCAGGTGACGAGGTGATTACAGCTGATTTTACATTTGCTGCAACTGTTGAGGTTATAGGTTTATTAAAATTAACTCCTGTTTTAGTTGATGTTGAACCTGATACTTTTAATATTGACATTGAAGCTCTAAAAAAGGTAATTACCCCTAAAACAAAAGCTATTGTTCCTGTTCATTTATTCGGACAATGTGCTAATATGGAAGCTATTTTAGAAATTGCTAAAGAACATAACTTATTAGTAATAGAAGATAATGCTCAAGCTATTGGAGCAGATTATACTTTTTCTAACGGAATTAAGAAAAAAGCTGGAACTATTGGAAATGTGGGAACAACATCTTTCTTCCCTTCTAAAAACTTAGGTTGCTATGGTGATGGTGGAGCTATTTTTACCAATGATGATGAATTAGCACATACACTTCGCGGAATGGTTAATCACGGAATGTACAAACGCTACTACCATGATGTAGTTGGAGTAAACTCTCGTTTAGATTCTATTCAAGCGGCTGTATTAAAAGCTAAGTTACCTTTATTAGATAGCTATTGTGATGCCCGCAGAAAAGCTGCTGAATATTATTCAAACGCATTTACTAACAACCCAAATATTATCACACCAACTATTAGCGATTTTACAACGCATGTTTTCCATCAGTATACATTGAGAATTACTAACGGAAAACGTAATGAGTTACACCAACATTTATTAGATAACGGAATTCCAAATGCTATTTATTATCCTGTTCCGTTACATGCTCAAAAAGCATATCAAGATGATAGATATAATGAAGATGACTTCACTGTTACCAATCAATTAATAGATGAAGTTATTTCATTGCCAATGCATACAGAATTAGATGAAGAGCAGCTAGCGTTTATTACTAAAACTGTGAATGATTTTATTCAATAA
- the fabD gene encoding ACP S-malonyltransferase codes for MKAYIFPGQGAQFTGMGLDLYENSPLAQELFEKANNILGFSITDVMFEGSAEELKQTKVTQPAIFLHSVILAKVLGDDFKPEMVAGHSLGELSALVANGVLSFEDGLKLVSKRALAMQKACEIQPSTMAAVLGLEDVVVEEVCASIDGVVVAANYNCPGQLVISGEIEAVEKACEVLKEKGAKRALLLPVGGAFHSPMMEPAREELAAAIEETTFNEPMCPVYQNVVAKAVTNPAEIKENLIAQLTAPVRWTQCVQAMIADGGTEFVEVGPGKVLQGLMRKIDRSVAASGASLA; via the coding sequence ATGAAAGCGTATATTTTTCCAGGTCAAGGAGCACAATTTACAGGAATGGGGTTAGACTTATATGAAAACTCTCCATTAGCTCAAGAACTTTTTGAAAAAGCAAATAATATATTAGGTTTTAGTATTACTGACGTAATGTTTGAAGGTAGTGCTGAAGAATTAAAACAAACCAAAGTAACACAACCAGCTATTTTTTTACACTCAGTAATTTTAGCTAAGGTTTTAGGAGACGATTTTAAACCAGAAATGGTTGCTGGTCACTCTTTAGGAGAATTATCAGCGTTAGTAGCTAATGGTGTATTGTCTTTTGAAGATGGATTAAAATTAGTTTCTAAGCGTGCTTTAGCAATGCAAAAAGCATGTGAAATTCAACCATCTACTATGGCAGCTGTGTTAGGATTAGAAGATGTTGTAGTTGAAGAAGTTTGTGCTTCGATTGATGGAGTTGTGGTAGCAGCAAACTATAATTGTCCAGGACAATTAGTAATCTCTGGAGAAATTGAAGCTGTTGAAAAAGCTTGTGAAGTATTAAAAGAAAAAGGCGCTAAAAGGGCATTACTTTTACCTGTAGGAGGAGCATTTCATTCACCAATGATGGAACCAGCTCGTGAGGAGTTAGCTGCAGCTATTGAAGAAACTACATTTAACGAACCTATGTGTCCAGTATACCAAAATGTGGTAGCGAAAGCAGTAACTAACCCTGCTGAAATTAAAGAAAACTTAATAGCGCAATTAACAGCGCCAGTAAGATGGACACAATGTGTGCAGGCAATGATAGCTGATGGTGGTACTGAGTTTGTTGAAGTTGGTCCTGGTAAAGTATTACAGGGATTAATGCGTAAAATTGATAGAAGTGTAGCTGCTAGTGGTGCTTCTTTAGCATAA
- a CDS encoding queuosine precursor transporter — protein sequence MTVQQKSQAQLIYLVLASLFIASLVTSNLIFQKFFYWDPFNLFRFEVSVGILPYPITFLITDILSEIYGKKKANRVVVAGIFASFFSMLIILVADYAPAINNSPIGDETFTKVFGLSPFAVLASMLAYLAAQFIDIRIFHFWKKLTKGKHLWLRNNFSTFLSQFIDTFTVLFLLSSFKILPWSIFGSLLLSGFLFKVIIAALDTPVLYVVIYWFRKKFDLQIGEEISKF from the coding sequence ATGACTGTACAACAAAAATCTCAAGCACAACTTATTTACCTAGTTTTAGCTTCGTTATTTATAGCCTCTCTTGTAACTTCAAACCTTATTTTTCAGAAGTTTTTTTATTGGGACCCCTTTAATTTATTTCGTTTTGAAGTATCTGTTGGAATACTTCCATATCCTATTACTTTTTTAATTACAGATATTCTTTCTGAAATTTATGGTAAGAAAAAGGCCAACAGAGTTGTTGTAGCAGGAATTTTTGCTTCCTTTTTTTCTATGTTAATTATTTTAGTAGCTGATTATGCTCCTGCAATTAATAACTCTCCCATTGGCGACGAAACTTTTACCAAAGTTTTTGGGCTTTCTCCTTTTGCTGTACTAGCTTCTATGCTAGCTTACTTAGCTGCTCAGTTTATAGACATTCGAATTTTTCATTTTTGGAAAAAATTAACTAAAGGAAAACATTTATGGCTTCGCAATAATTTTTCTACCTTTTTGTCACAATTTATAGATACTTTTACCGTATTATTTTTATTGAGTTCTTTTAAAATACTTCCTTGGAGTATTTTTGGTAGCCTTTTACTTAGCGGTTTTTTATTTAAAGTCATTATAGCAGCTCTTGACACTCCTGTTTTGTATGTTGTTATATATTGGTTTAGAAAAAAATTTGACTTACAAATAGGTGAAGAAATCAGCAAATTTTAA
- a CDS encoding mechanosensitive ion channel family protein translates to MLNKFFYKIFKEQLSLSETLATYLNLFANLIVFGILGYILFKVFRYVGKRTVNKMAAKTSTSFDDMLIKNKTFLNLSRIVILTIVFNFLKDILVDFPNLFTYAERIATIAIIFAIIWFIRSILLSVKDFLRTTNAFKDKPLESYVQIFMVIMWLIAAISSFSVLTGKPLIRFLTALGAFSAVLLLIFKDTILGFVSSIQVAVNDTVRIGDWITMEKYGADGDVVEINLTSVIIRNFDNTISSIPTYYLTSDSFKNWRTMNTSGGRRIKRSILIKINSIHFLTDEDIERFKKIELISDYIEKSSKEVKKYNEENNIDKSVILNGRNLTNFGSFRIYLDKYIENHPKINQDMLLMSRQLEPTPNGIPLEIYAFSREKNWVDYERVMANIFDHILASVKYFDLEVFQNPSSIDINNLKEIQKSE, encoded by the coding sequence ATGTTAAACAAGTTTTTTTATAAAATTTTTAAAGAACAGCTTTCACTTTCAGAAACATTAGCTACATACCTAAATTTATTTGCAAATCTTATTGTGTTTGGAATTTTAGGTTATATCTTATTCAAAGTTTTTAGATACGTTGGAAAAAGAACAGTTAATAAAATGGCAGCAAAAACATCAACTAGTTTTGATGATATGCTTATTAAAAACAAAACCTTTTTAAACCTTTCAAGAATTGTTATTCTTACTATTGTTTTTAATTTTTTAAAAGATATTTTAGTCGATTTCCCTAACCTGTTTACCTACGCTGAACGTATTGCTACTATTGCCATTATTTTTGCTATTATTTGGTTTATACGTAGTATTCTACTAAGTGTTAAAGATTTTCTTCGTACCACAAATGCTTTCAAAGACAAACCCTTAGAGAGCTATGTGCAAATTTTCATGGTAATCATGTGGCTTATTGCTGCTATATCATCTTTTTCTGTATTAACTGGAAAACCTTTAATTAGATTCTTAACTGCATTAGGTGCTTTTTCAGCAGTATTATTATTAATTTTTAAGGATACCATTCTTGGTTTTGTATCAAGCATTCAAGTAGCAGTAAATGATACTGTTAGAATTGGAGATTGGATTACCATGGAAAAATATGGCGCTGATGGTGATGTAGTTGAAATTAACCTTACCTCTGTAATTATTAGAAATTTTGATAATACAATATCTAGCATTCCTACGTATTATTTAACATCCGATTCTTTTAAGAACTGGAGAACAATGAATACTTCAGGTGGTAGACGTATAAAACGATCAATTTTAATTAAAATAAATAGCATTCACTTTCTTACCGATGAAGATATTGAGCGCTTTAAAAAGATTGAGTTAATTTCTGACTATATTGAAAAAAGTAGCAAGGAAGTAAAAAAATACAACGAAGAAAACAATATTGACAAATCTGTAATATTAAACGGTAGAAACTTAACCAATTTTGGGTCTTTTAGAATTTACTTGGATAAATACATTGAAAATCATCCAAAAATAAATCAAGATATGTTGTTAATGTCTCGTCAGTTAGAGCCAACTCCTAACGGAATTCCACTAGAAATTTATGCCTTTAGTAGAGAAAAAAATTGGGTAGATTACGAACGTGTTATGGCGAACATTTTTGATCATATTTTAGCTTCTGTAAAATATTTTGATTTGGAAGTTTTTCAAAATCCATCAAGTATTGATATCAATAACTTGAAAGAAATACAAAAGAGTGAATAA
- a CDS encoding ABC transporter permease, whose protein sequence is MNNNTGTSLWQIAIQKFKRSKTGMFSFGYIILCGFIAVFCYVLAPDNSNSANQMHLEIHSKPPGFSVQLLSIPSEVKNQQSWFSVFMMGKQHSATEIPIKSFSVKNNQLEIIKYSDGLPKELPVSYKQYIQQKTFYLGTDKYGRDLLSRLLIGARISFFIGFIAVFISLLIGIPIGAIAGYFGGKIDDFIMWVINITWSIPTLLLVIAITLALGKGFWQVFIAVGLTMWVEVARVVRGQVITTKQQQYVEAAKALGFSDFRIIFKHILPNILAPIIVISAANFAAAILIESGLSFLGIGAQPPTPSWGAMIKNHYNYIILGKPFLALIPGLAIMSLVMAFMLIGNTLRDALDVKA, encoded by the coding sequence GTGAATAATAATACAGGTACATCTTTATGGCAAATAGCCATCCAAAAATTTAAACGTAGTAAAACAGGTATGTTTAGTTTTGGGTATATTATTTTATGTGGATTTATTGCTGTTTTTTGCTATGTTTTAGCTCCAGACAACAGCAACTCTGCTAATCAAATGCATTTAGAAATTCACTCGAAACCTCCTGGTTTTTCTGTGCAACTATTAAGCATTCCTTCAGAAGTAAAAAATCAACAATCGTGGTTTTCTGTTTTTATGATGGGAAAACAACATTCAGCAACAGAAATACCTATAAAATCATTTTCTGTTAAAAACAATCAATTAGAGATTATTAAATATTCCGATGGTTTACCCAAAGAACTTCCTGTTTCCTATAAACAATACATTCAACAAAAAACATTTTATTTAGGAACTGATAAATATGGTCGTGATTTATTAAGCAGGTTGTTGATTGGTGCTAGAATTTCATTTTTTATTGGATTTATAGCTGTGTTTATTTCGCTTTTAATAGGAATTCCTATTGGCGCTATTGCTGGCTATTTTGGTGGAAAAATTGATGATTTTATTATGTGGGTTATCAATATCACTTGGTCCATTCCAACACTTTTATTAGTAATCGCTATTACTTTGGCTTTGGGTAAAGGTTTTTGGCAAGTTTTTATTGCAGTGGGTTTAACTATGTGGGTAGAGGTTGCTCGTGTAGTTCGGGGTCAAGTAATCACTACTAAACAGCAGCAATATGTGGAAGCTGCCAAAGCTTTAGGTTTTTCTGATTTTAGAATTATTTTCAAACATATTTTACCTAATATTTTAGCTCCTATAATTGTAATTTCCGCCGCAAATTTTGCAGCTGCTATTTTAATTGAAAGCGGACTGAGTTTTTTAGGTATTGGAGCCCAACCTCCTACTCCCTCTTGGGGTGCTATGATTAAAAATCATTATAATTATATCATTTTGGGCAAACCATTTTTAGCATTGATTCCAGGATTAGCAATTATGAGTTTAGTAATGGCATTTATGTTAATTGGAAATACACTTCGTGATGCTTTAGATGTGAAAGCTTAA
- a CDS encoding acyl-CoA thioesterase, with translation MSFSVEFKTRWADFDANIHMRHTAYNDYAAELRLRFFKEHNVTVQDFTKEKVGPILFEENTKFLREIHMGEDITVNLKVTGLSGKGERWKIQHEVFNQAGKLSAIITVYGAWLDLVKRKLTVPPVKFQEIFNEVEKTEDFKEIVLSN, from the coding sequence ATGAGTTTTAGTGTTGAGTTTAAAACAAGATGGGCAGATTTTGATGCCAACATACACATGCGCCATACCGCATACAATGATTACGCTGCTGAATTACGTTTACGTTTTTTTAAAGAGCATAATGTAACTGTTCAAGATTTTACTAAGGAAAAAGTTGGTCCTATTTTATTTGAAGAAAACACCAAGTTTTTACGTGAAATACACATGGGAGAAGACATAACTGTAAACTTAAAAGTTACTGGTTTATCCGGAAAAGGTGAACGTTGGAAAATTCAACATGAAGTTTTTAATCAAGCAGGTAAACTTTCTGCAATTATCACTGTTTATGGTGCTTGGTTAGACTTGGTTAAGCGTAAATTAACAGTACCTCCTGTTAAATTTCAAGAGATTTTTAACGAAGTTGAAAAAACTGAAGACTTTAAAGAAATCGTTTTAAGTAATTAA
- a CDS encoding DNA/RNA non-specific endonuclease: MSTSRKIKVVITIVALLVGYWLQQKEEAKNFSEPTTETASNKTNNFNYFPTSTTGVIIKHNGYQLSYSEKHEQAEWVAYPLDKSDIAYTNRKRPFFIVDPKVKTKSADWRNYKRSGYDKGHLCPAGDRRASKSAHDETFYTSNISPQNHEFNAGIWNKLEQKTRYWAKKYNHLYVVTGGVLEPNLKTIGKEKVSVPNYFYKVLLDYTQPEIKAIAFLLPHKESNKPLSDFVVSIDELEQKTGIDFFPELPDTIENQLEASANYKNWSFR; this comes from the coding sequence ATGAGTACTTCAAGGAAAATAAAGGTTGTTATTACCATTGTTGCTTTACTTGTAGGTTATTGGTTACAACAAAAAGAAGAAGCTAAGAACTTTTCTGAACCTACAACAGAAACAGCCAGTAATAAAACTAATAACTTCAATTACTTTCCTACCTCAACAACTGGAGTCATTATAAAACATAATGGCTACCAGTTATCATATAGCGAAAAACACGAGCAAGCTGAATGGGTTGCTTATCCTTTAGATAAAAGTGATATTGCTTATACCAATCGTAAGCGTCCATTTTTTATTGTAGACCCCAAGGTGAAGACAAAATCTGCAGATTGGAGGAATTATAAAAGATCTGGTTATGACAAAGGACATTTATGTCCTGCTGGTGATAGACGTGCCTCTAAAAGTGCTCATGATGAAACTTTTTACACTTCAAACATTTCTCCTCAAAACCATGAGTTTAATGCTGGTATTTGGAATAAACTAGAGCAAAAAACTCGTTATTGGGCTAAAAAATATAATCACTTGTATGTTGTTACTGGTGGTGTTTTAGAACCTAATTTGAAAACTATAGGAAAGGAAAAAGTAAGTGTTCCTAATTATTTTTATAAGGTTTTACTAGATTATACTCAACCTGAAATTAAAGCCATTGCCTTTTTACTTCCCCATAAGGAAAGTAATAAACCTCTATCTGACTTTGTAGTTTCTATCGATGAATTAGAACAAAAGACAGGTATTGATTTCTTCCCTGAATTACCTGATACTATTGAAAACCAACTAGAGGCTTCTGCTAATTATAAAAATTGGAGCTTTAGGTAA